In Littorina saxatilis isolate snail1 linkage group LG8, US_GU_Lsax_2.0, whole genome shotgun sequence, a single genomic region encodes these proteins:
- the LOC138974010 gene encoding uncharacterized protein, whose translation MELSQEMYWSITYPNMTEHTVAVCSNCENETCPQCDVNIDDFSVERNQTFSLLRMTAGHDRDKEGAVVKCSKLNNATNDQCQLSIRYYTLPQCTEGRVYVSETEPWIHITCDGVNSNHKMNWTLTGDSGQVTKIAECNGNGTCTANNDDVTVSQNDSASTLTLMQSDNHTLTCVRRNGETKASCLIRTFKSGVPENIHVDVDSSLKVTGRADFVSSGDNVSCLWFYSCDNSTGEMVQGTTTHLDPSSFTDINGREYQRGTSNMIMQLNTSEMTHYFRVEIQPGGGPQFADSVTIKTPGTTLTTTCPDHVSEGSDLTCECSHLTAQHGNPPATIFWRDVTDTADLHIPSVLRNQSGTQYVCTSVWGAGTEEEVRSTLNYTLLVADDDPEPFPWVVVGVAVGATVLVITIVIATVVVVARRRASRKKADKHSAEANSADDEFEEHINDLYQSSDLDTPPLPDQCTPASAQQAFHLQPLQASSAPRVNNTDISDTNGIQEVTQTAQPDEVYNVLGSTPCGDQKADTVYNHLTKF comes from the exons ATGGAGCTCTCACAAGAAATGTACTGGAGCATTACTTACCCTAACATGACTGAACACACAGTGGCGGTGTGTAGTAACTGTGAGAACGAAACTTGTCCTCAGTGCGATGTGAACATCGATGACTTTAGCGTGGAGAGAAACCAGACTTTCTCACTGTTGCGCATGACAGCCGGACacgacagagacaaagaaggagcTGTAGTGAAGTGTTCCAAACTCAACAATGCAACCAATGATCAATGCCAATTGAGCATACGAT ACTACACTCTACCACAGTGTACAGAGGGCCGGGTGTACGTGTCGGAAACAGAACCATGGATACACATCACGTGTGACGGAGTAAACTCTAATCACAAAATGAACTGGACACTGACAGGTGACAGTGGTCAGGTGACCAAGATTGCTGAATGCAATGGTAACGGTACCTGTACAGCAAATAATGATGACGTCACGGTGTCCCAGAACGACAGTGCGAGCACCTTGACCTTGATGCAGAGCGACAACCACACCCTGACCTGTGTCAGACGCAATGGCGAAACGAAGGCTTCCTGTCTGATCCGTACcttca AATCAGGGGTCCCTGAAAACATTCATGTTGATGTAGACAGCAGCCTGAAGGTGACGGGACGTGCGGACTTTGTTTCGTCTGGTGACAACGTTAGCTGTTTGTGGTTTTACTCGTGCGACAACTCG ACGGGCGAAATGGTGCAGGGAACGACCACGCACCTCGATCCGTCCTCATTCACTGACATCAATGGACGGGAGTACCAGCGGGGTACCAGTAACATGATCATGCAGCTGAACACCTCAGAGATGACTCACTACTTCCGCGTGGAGATACAGCCTGGGGGTGGACCTCAGTTTGCAGACTCTGTCACTATCA AGACACCCGGAACCACACTCACCACAACGTGTCCAGACCACGTGTCAGAAGGCAGCGACCTGACCTGTGAGTGCAGCCATCTTACAGCACAGCACGGCAACCCGCCCGCCACCATCTTCTGGCGTGACGTCACGGACACTGCTGATCTACACATCCCAAGTGTCCTTAGGAACCAGAGTGGCACTCAGTACGTCTGTACTTCTGTCTGGGGCGCGGggacagaagaagaagtgcgTTCTACTCTCAACTACACTTTGCTTGTTGCTG ATGATGACCCTGAGCCGTTCCCGTGGGTGGTTGTAGGCGTAGCTGTTGGTGCTACTGTCTTGGTCATTACCATCGTCATCGCCACCGTCGTCGTTGTTGCCAGGCGCAGAG CATCTAGAAAAAAAGCTGACAAACACAGCGCAGAAGCAAATTCAGCAGATGATG AATTCGAGGAGCACATCAACGACCTCTACCAAAGTTCCGACTTGGACACCCCTCCCCTTCCCGACCAGTGTACACCAGCATCTGCACAACAAGCTTTCCATCTTCAACCGCTGCAGGCGTCTTCCGCTCCCCGCGTCAACAATACTGATATTTCTGATACAAATGGTATCCAGGAAGTGACGCAGACTGCCCAACCTGATGAGGTATACAACGTACTGGGGTCTACACCATGTGGAGATCagaaagctgacactgtttacAATCACCTGACCAAATTTTAA